In Curtobacterium sp. TC1, the following proteins share a genomic window:
- a CDS encoding DUF3488 domain-containing protein, with translation MSAAPVTTPTPPAERARRSTRRSHRRDARRLAPFRLAGGTLVVWLLLAVASVSWWPVYRDESMIVAAVTAIVFGTLVALVGAVLRLPLVVVAIATVAAFTLAGVPAAVPGQANGVLPTGPGLLALFAGVALGWKQLVTISLPVGSYEALLVPYFVTLLVATVTAVSVATRASRQELASIPALVLFAVGVVVGPSRLDTSIVTAVVLVAIALVWALTVRHARRAVAVATTIGSAVPIARSVVRPALVGTGTIVAAAVVATGLGLVAPPGNERTVARTDVVKPFDPRDSVSPLSGFRAYEERSAADTAQLRVTGLPENGFVRIATLDTYDGVVYRVGGSDGSSASGTFERVPTSVDVRGVDGTRVRVGVTVDGYSGVWLPTVGDLERVEFTGADAGDERGSFFYNGSTQTGAVVGGVRDGTSYDLTAVVPDQPTDEQLAAARPGSAAVPTVRDVPDAVRETVEATTDADASSGAKLVAVIQALKRNGYVSHGVGDDRMSRSGHGADRIQELLTSPLMIGDQEQYAAAAALMADELGFPARVVMGFTAGGDSGSAGASASGGTTTFRGSDVTARIEVDTAQWGWVMLNPNPSVREIPNEQQQTPQPVTRPETVVPPPPVDQQDQDQQAPPQSDRNTPPVQPLWLQILLAALPWVLGALGLIALVLLPFGVIVLQKRIRRRRRRRAPTPRGRIVGAWDEYRDALLDHGHDVAGSATRRETVAGAPGEGGTGLAALADRAVFGPSDVDQVAADRMWSATDDAVGTLRAGRTRRERFRTAVSLRSLRGPDRPRGTTGQGSARRGDYDGRRPDERRGRPSEDRGRP, from the coding sequence ATGAGCGCCGCTCCGGTGACCACTCCGACGCCGCCGGCAGAGCGTGCTCGCCGGTCGACCCGCCGTTCCCATCGCCGCGACGCCCGACGGCTCGCACCGTTCCGTCTCGCCGGCGGGACCCTCGTCGTGTGGCTCCTGCTCGCGGTCGCGAGCGTGTCCTGGTGGCCGGTCTACCGCGACGAATCGATGATCGTCGCGGCGGTGACCGCGATCGTCTTCGGCACGCTCGTCGCCCTCGTCGGCGCGGTCCTGCGTCTGCCGCTCGTCGTCGTGGCGATCGCGACGGTGGCGGCGTTCACGCTCGCCGGTGTGCCCGCGGCCGTGCCCGGGCAGGCCAACGGGGTCCTGCCCACGGGGCCGGGCCTGCTCGCGCTGTTCGCCGGTGTCGCGCTCGGGTGGAAGCAGCTGGTGACCATCAGCCTGCCGGTCGGGTCGTACGAGGCGCTCCTCGTGCCGTACTTCGTGACGCTCCTCGTCGCCACGGTGACGGCCGTGAGCGTGGCGACCCGGGCCTCCAGGCAGGAACTCGCGAGCATCCCGGCACTGGTGCTGTTCGCGGTCGGGGTCGTGGTCGGGCCGAGTCGGCTGGACACGTCGATCGTGACGGCCGTCGTGCTCGTCGCCATCGCGCTCGTCTGGGCGCTGACGGTGCGGCACGCGCGTCGCGCGGTCGCCGTCGCGACCACGATCGGGTCGGCGGTGCCGATCGCACGGTCCGTCGTGCGCCCTGCGCTCGTCGGCACGGGCACGATCGTGGCGGCGGCCGTCGTCGCCACCGGGCTCGGTTTGGTCGCCCCGCCCGGGAACGAGCGCACCGTCGCCCGGACCGACGTCGTCAAGCCCTTCGACCCGCGCGACTCCGTCAGCCCGCTGAGCGGGTTCCGGGCGTACGAGGAGCGGAGCGCGGCGGACACGGCACAGCTCCGGGTCACCGGACTGCCGGAGAACGGGTTCGTGCGCATCGCGACGCTCGACACCTACGACGGCGTGGTCTACCGCGTCGGCGGGTCGGACGGCTCCTCGGCGTCGGGCACGTTCGAGCGCGTGCCGACGTCGGTCGACGTCCGCGGCGTGGACGGCACGAGGGTGCGCGTCGGGGTGACCGTCGACGGCTACAGCGGGGTCTGGCTGCCGACGGTTGGCGACCTGGAGCGCGTCGAGTTCACCGGTGCCGACGCCGGTGACGAGCGCGGGTCCTTCTTCTACAACGGCTCGACGCAGACCGGCGCCGTGGTCGGCGGTGTCCGTGACGGCACCTCGTACGACCTCACCGCCGTGGTGCCGGACCAGCCGACCGACGAGCAGCTCGCGGCGGCCCGCCCCGGGAGCGCAGCGGTCCCGACGGTGCGCGACGTGCCGGACGCCGTCCGCGAGACGGTCGAGGCCACGACCGACGCCGACGCGTCGTCGGGCGCGAAGCTGGTCGCGGTGATCCAGGCCCTCAAGCGCAACGGCTACGTCAGCCACGGCGTCGGCGACGACCGGATGAGCCGTTCCGGGCACGGTGCCGACCGCATCCAGGAGCTCTTGACGTCGCCGCTGATGATCGGCGACCAGGAGCAGTACGCGGCCGCCGCAGCGCTGATGGCCGACGAGCTCGGGTTCCCGGCCCGGGTCGTCATGGGCTTCACCGCCGGCGGCGACTCCGGGTCCGCCGGGGCGTCGGCCAGCGGGGGCACCACCACGTTCCGCGGCTCGGACGTCACCGCCCGTATCGAGGTCGACACCGCGCAGTGGGGATGGGTGATGCTCAACCCGAACCCCAGCGTCCGCGAGATCCCGAACGAGCAGCAGCAGACGCCGCAGCCGGTGACCCGCCCCGAGACCGTCGTGCCGCCACCCCCGGTCGACCAGCAGGACCAGGACCAGCAGGCGCCGCCGCAGAGCGACCGGAACACGCCGCCCGTGCAGCCGCTGTGGCTGCAGATCCTGCTCGCGGCACTGCCCTGGGTGCTCGGCGCGCTCGGGTTGATCGCGCTCGTCCTCTTGCCGTTCGGCGTGATCGTCCTGCAGAAGCGGATCCGTCGTCGTCGGCGTCGTCGCGCACCGACGCCACGCGGCCGCATCGTCGGCGCGTGGGACGAGTACCGCGACGCGCTCCTCGACCACGGGCACGACGTCGCCGGATCGGCCACCCGGCGCGAGACCGTCGCCGGCGCCCCGGGTGAGGGCGGGACCGGACTGGCCGCGCTCGCGGACCGGGCGGTGTTCGGACCGAGCGACGTCGACCAGGTCGCTGCCGACCGGATGTGGTCGGCGACGGACGATGCCGTCGGGACCCTGCGTGCCGGTCGGACGCGGCGTGAGCGGTTCCGCACCGCCGTGTCGCTCCGGTCCCTGCGCGGACCCGATCGACCGCGCGGGACGACCGGTCAGGGCTCGGCGAGACGCGGTGACTACGATGGCCGGAGGCCTGACGAGCGTCGTGGACGGCCGAGTGAGGACAGAGGCAGACCGTGA
- a CDS encoding AAA family ATPase → MSMTPEQATWFADVAGRIVTNVEQVLLGKTFVIRLAVTAMLSEGHLLLEDVPGTGKTSLARAMAQSVQGTTNRIQFTPDLLPGDITGISVYDQRTQEFDFHRGPVFANIVLADEINRASPKTQSALLEAMEESAITVDGVNHRLAAPFMVIATQNPIEQAGTYRLPEAQLDRFLMKTSIGYPDHAATVKILETSSAPSASVPLASVVPAATITEMAALARTVHVDAVIADYVARLVDATRSASEVRLGVSVRGAMGLIRSARVLAALSGRHYVTPDDVKALAVPVLAHRLVLDAEAEFDGVSAPSVIAQLLVETPPPADRVTT, encoded by the coding sequence ATGAGCATGACCCCGGAGCAGGCCACCTGGTTCGCCGACGTCGCAGGCCGCATCGTGACCAACGTCGAGCAGGTGCTCCTCGGGAAGACGTTCGTGATCCGCCTCGCGGTGACGGCGATGCTCAGCGAGGGGCACCTCCTGCTCGAGGACGTCCCCGGCACGGGCAAGACGAGCCTGGCGCGGGCGATGGCGCAGAGCGTGCAGGGGACCACGAACCGCATCCAGTTCACCCCCGACCTGCTACCCGGCGACATCACCGGCATCAGCGTCTACGACCAGCGCACCCAGGAGTTCGACTTCCACCGCGGCCCGGTCTTCGCCAACATCGTCCTCGCCGACGAGATCAACCGTGCGAGTCCGAAGACGCAGTCGGCCCTGCTCGAGGCGATGGAGGAGTCGGCGATCACCGTCGACGGTGTGAACCACCGCTTGGCGGCCCCGTTCATGGTCATCGCGACGCAGAACCCGATCGAGCAGGCCGGCACGTACCGCCTGCCCGAGGCGCAGCTCGACCGCTTCCTCATGAAGACCTCGATCGGCTACCCGGACCACGCCGCCACGGTGAAGATCCTCGAGACCTCGTCGGCGCCGTCGGCGTCGGTGCCGCTCGCGAGCGTGGTGCCCGCGGCGACGATCACCGAGATGGCCGCGCTGGCGCGCACGGTGCACGTCGACGCCGTCATCGCCGACTACGTCGCACGGCTGGTCGACGCGACGCGTTCGGCCAGCGAGGTCCGCCTCGGCGTCAGCGTCCGCGGCGCCATGGGCCTCATCCGGTCGGCACGTGTGCTCGCTGCGCTGAGCGGCCGCCACTACGTCACCCCGGACGACGTCAAGGCCCTCGCCGTGCCGGTGCTGGCGCACCGCCTGGTGCTCGACGCCGAGGCGGAGTTCGACGGTGTCAGCGCGCCGAGCGTCATCGCGCAGCTGCTGGTGGAGACGCCGCCGCCGGCCGACCGAGTCACGACGTGA
- a CDS encoding zinc-ribbon domain-containing protein, whose amino-acid sequence MIRCEHCGSMLPDGAIFCGECGRAVTAGASRRPVAPTPVEQAPPPPLQQPDAHGRRSDPAADAWLPESTLDPATRAWLTGADRRDAEPPAAVPVQRPDDLAPREAPSHVHGSGSGLGDWSNAAAQPGAAPVQDEPPLDPDAYRSEPADALADDPERTRLAPVDERPATPAPADEAPAPVWAPPVAPAPTAAPSGPSWWVGRGAAVESDAAAEPGAPSEPDVPVVPPIPTTSGRDTDTSSAEATQDASAPAGSDAGAPGPDGAGEQSAAVPVVSPPQPGDTAVVEPLIDRRPPRPAPLVTPGMHATTICHVCGNRLEPDDIFCGECGAVRPAVTAAFTGPVVPLPMARPDWATEHSGEESAGAGGSSSTAVPDDEIPVDETAAGETAAGETAAGDGAADDGAADDESALPDSEASRPGGRPRGAHAAPVTEPSEPGGAAESGESQGAERCWAPTAQTPLAAPLPPVPGATTPEVPLPPSERPEARADDDELDEDVDETRIVSKTPTRAPFLLHFSTGERFGVHGTGLLGRLPRPQPGERYDDLLTVHDPGKSVSKTHLELGRDGDDLWVSDRFSGNGTVVRHIDGSIRRCEPGRRYRVERGARVDIGEQFFLVQ is encoded by the coding sequence GTGATCAGATGCGAACACTGTGGATCGATGCTCCCGGACGGGGCGATCTTCTGCGGTGAGTGCGGACGCGCGGTGACCGCCGGGGCGAGCCGCCGGCCGGTCGCTCCGACCCCCGTCGAGCAGGCCCCACCACCGCCCCTGCAGCAGCCCGACGCCCACGGACGTCGCTCCGATCCGGCCGCCGACGCGTGGTTGCCCGAGTCGACCCTCGACCCCGCCACCCGCGCCTGGCTGACCGGCGCCGACCGCCGCGACGCCGAGCCCCCGGCTGCCGTGCCGGTCCAGCGCCCTGACGACCTCGCTCCGCGCGAGGCCCCGTCGCACGTGCACGGTTCGGGTTCCGGCCTCGGCGACTGGTCGAACGCGGCCGCGCAGCCCGGCGCCGCACCTGTCCAGGACGAACCGCCGCTCGACCCGGACGCCTACCGGTCCGAACCCGCGGACGCCCTGGCCGACGACCCCGAGCGCACGCGCTTGGCCCCCGTCGACGAGCGCCCCGCAACCCCGGCGCCCGCCGACGAGGCCCCGGCCCCGGTGTGGGCGCCGCCCGTCGCTCCCGCCCCGACCGCCGCTCCGAGCGGCCCCTCGTGGTGGGTCGGCCGAGGCGCCGCAGTCGAGTCGGACGCTGCAGCGGAACCGGGAGCGCCGTCGGAACCCGACGTACCCGTCGTGCCGCCGATCCCGACCACGTCTGGTCGCGACACCGACACCTCCTCGGCTGAGGCCACGCAGGACGCGTCTGCCCCCGCGGGGTCCGACGCGGGTGCGCCCGGACCGGACGGCGCCGGCGAACAGTCCGCCGCTGTGCCCGTCGTGTCCCCGCCACAGCCGGGGGACACCGCCGTGGTCGAGCCGCTGATCGACCGCCGACCGCCGCGGCCCGCACCCCTCGTGACGCCGGGCATGCACGCCACGACCATCTGCCACGTCTGCGGCAACCGCCTCGAGCCGGACGACATCTTCTGCGGCGAGTGCGGTGCCGTCCGCCCTGCCGTGACCGCCGCCTTCACCGGGCCGGTCGTGCCGTTGCCCATGGCGCGTCCGGACTGGGCGACCGAGCACTCCGGCGAGGAGTCGGCCGGAGCGGGCGGATCGTCGTCGACCGCCGTGCCGGACGACGAGATCCCGGTCGACGAGACCGCTGCCGGCGAGACCGCTGCCGGCGAGACCGCTGCCGGCGACGGCGCTGCCGACGACGGCGCTGCCGACGACGAGTCGGCCCTGCCGGACAGCGAGGCATCGCGGCCGGGTGGGCGTCCCCGCGGCGCACACGCGGCACCGGTCACCGAGCCGTCCGAGCCCGGTGGTGCGGCAGAGTCCGGCGAGTCGCAGGGGGCCGAACGGTGCTGGGCTCCGACGGCGCAGACCCCGCTCGCCGCGCCGCTGCCACCGGTCCCCGGGGCGACGACCCCCGAGGTCCCGCTCCCGCCGTCGGAGCGTCCCGAGGCCCGTGCTGACGACGACGAACTCGACGAGGACGTCGACGAGACCCGCATCGTCTCGAAGACGCCGACGCGTGCGCCGTTCCTGCTGCACTTCAGCACGGGCGAGCGCTTCGGCGTGCACGGCACCGGACTGCTCGGCCGTCTGCCGCGTCCGCAGCCGGGGGAGCGGTACGACGACCTGCTGACCGTCCACGACCCGGGCAAGTCGGTCTCCAAGACCCACCTCGAACTCGGGCGTGACGGCGACGACCTCTGGGTGTCCGATCGGTTCTCCGGCAACGGCACCGTCGTCCGGCACATCGACGGCTCGATCCGCCGGTGCGAGCCGGGGCGCCGTTACCGCGTGGAGCGCGGTGCACGCGTGGACATCGGCGAGCAGTTCTTCCTCGTGCAGTAG
- the dxr gene encoding 1-deoxy-D-xylulose-5-phosphate reductoisomerase, with the protein MARRRIVVLGSTGSIGTQALDVVARNPDRFEVVGLTAGSNRDLVAEQAARFGVRDTAFGAQDSEQLVRSVEADVVLNGITGSVGLGPTLAALETGATLALANKESLIVGGSLVQQAAAPGQIVPVDSEHSAIAQALRSGADTEAQRLVLTASGGPFRGRTREQLRDVTPAQALAHPTWHMGLVVTTNSATLVNKGLEVIEAHLLFGVPYDRIDVTVHAQSIVHSMVEFVDGSIIAQASPPDMRLPIALGLAWPDRVPGVGVPLDWTTASTWTFEPLDTDAFGAVALAKRVGELGGTFPAVFNAANEQAVAAFHAGAIGFLDIVDTVERVVEEHTAGEPSLHGVLAAEHWARAAADRALTR; encoded by the coding sequence GTGGCGCGGCGCCGCATCGTCGTCCTCGGCAGCACCGGCTCGATCGGCACGCAGGCGCTCGACGTCGTCGCCCGCAACCCCGACCGGTTCGAGGTCGTCGGCCTGACCGCCGGCAGCAACCGCGACCTGGTCGCCGAGCAGGCCGCCCGGTTCGGCGTGCGCGACACGGCGTTCGGGGCGCAGGACTCCGAGCAGCTCGTCCGCAGCGTCGAGGCCGACGTCGTCCTGAACGGCATCACGGGCTCGGTCGGCCTCGGGCCGACGCTCGCCGCACTCGAGACCGGCGCGACGCTGGCGCTCGCGAACAAGGAGAGCCTCATCGTGGGCGGTTCCCTGGTGCAGCAGGCTGCAGCGCCGGGCCAGATCGTCCCTGTGGACAGCGAACACTCGGCGATCGCGCAGGCGCTCCGCTCCGGTGCCGACACCGAGGCGCAGCGCCTCGTCCTGACGGCGAGCGGCGGACCGTTCCGCGGCCGCACCCGCGAGCAGCTCCGCGACGTCACCCCGGCGCAGGCGCTGGCACACCCGACGTGGCACATGGGACTCGTCGTCACGACGAACTCCGCCACGCTCGTCAACAAGGGCCTCGAGGTCATCGAGGCGCACCTGCTCTTCGGCGTGCCCTACGACCGCATCGACGTCACGGTGCACGCGCAGTCGATCGTGCACTCGATGGTCGAGTTCGTCGACGGTTCCATCATCGCCCAGGCGTCACCGCCGGACATGCGCCTGCCCATCGCGCTCGGTCTCGCCTGGCCCGACCGGGTGCCGGGGGTCGGCGTCCCGCTCGACTGGACCACGGCGAGCACCTGGACCTTCGAGCCGCTCGACACGGACGCGTTCGGCGCCGTCGCGCTCGCGAAGCGCGTCGGCGAACTCGGCGGGACCTTCCCGGCGGTGTTCAACGCCGCGAACGAACAGGCAGTGGCCGCGTTCCACGCGGGCGCCATCGGGTTCCTGGACATCGTCGACACGGTCGAGCGCGTCGTCGAGGAGCACACTGCGGGGGAGCCGTCACTCCACGGCGTGCTGGCTGCCGAGCATTGGGCCCGCGCCGCGGCGGACCGCGCGCTGACCCGCTGA
- a CDS encoding asparaginase, with protein MTVSHEVRTDRHPLTADGSVELAVLDRSGFDESRHIGAGVVVDSAGAVVDSVGDATASIYPRSTMKPFQALAVRRAGALFSDEELVLTTASHAGTAAHQALALHMLESFDHVEADLGCPPDMPFDRATGRTMDGPRRLAMNCSGKHAGMLAACRVNGWDEATYLDIEHPVQQRVRSVVEEYTHETVDLVGTDGCGAPVFPLTLTGLARGFAGVVARADDDSAALTDAVLAHPWAIDGVGRANTVTIERLQVLAKLGAEGVMVMGLPGGAAVAVKVLDGSQRAGTLAALTLLQRNGLVGADGVAEVLAATGEQVLGGGVPVGAVRVGSGLR; from the coding sequence ATGACGGTGAGCCACGAAGTCCGCACTGATCGCCATCCTCTCACCGCCGACGGGTCGGTCGAACTCGCGGTCCTCGACCGGTCCGGGTTCGACGAGAGCCGGCACATCGGCGCCGGGGTCGTGGTCGACTCCGCGGGAGCCGTGGTCGACTCGGTCGGCGACGCCACCGCCAGCATCTACCCGCGCTCGACGATGAAGCCGTTCCAGGCCCTCGCCGTCCGCCGCGCCGGTGCCCTGTTCTCCGACGAGGAACTCGTCCTCACCACCGCGAGCCACGCCGGCACCGCTGCTCACCAGGCCCTCGCCCTGCACATGCTCGAGTCGTTCGACCACGTCGAGGCCGACCTCGGGTGCCCGCCGGACATGCCCTTCGACCGCGCGACCGGCCGGACGATGGACGGTCCCCGACGCCTGGCGATGAACTGCTCGGGCAAGCACGCCGGCATGCTCGCCGCCTGCCGCGTCAACGGCTGGGACGAGGCGACGTACCTGGACATCGAGCACCCCGTGCAGCAGCGTGTCCGCTCGGTGGTCGAGGAGTACACGCACGAGACGGTGGACCTGGTGGGCACCGACGGCTGCGGCGCCCCCGTGTTCCCGCTCACGCTGACCGGTCTCGCACGCGGCTTCGCCGGTGTCGTCGCCCGTGCCGACGACGACTCCGCCGCGCTGACCGACGCCGTCCTGGCGCACCCGTGGGCGATCGACGGCGTCGGGCGGGCGAACACCGTCACGATCGAGCGACTGCAGGTCCTGGCGAAGCTCGGTGCCGAGGGCGTCATGGTCATGGGGCTCCCCGGCGGTGCCGCGGTCGCGGTGAAGGTGCTGGACGGATCGCAGCGCGCGGGCACCCTCGCAGCACTGACCCTGCTGCAGCGGAACGGGTTGGTGGGTGCCGACGGCGTGGCCGAGGTGCTCGCGGCGACCGGTGAGCAGGTGCTCGGCGGTGGTGTGCCGGTCGGCGCGGTCCGGGTCGGCTCCGGCCTGCGCTGA
- a CDS encoding OsmC family protein, with amino-acid sequence MQDHIYEVSVSWTGDRGTGTSGYRDYGRDHVVSAVGKPDVPGSADPTFRGDRDRWNPEELVVAALAQCHMLSYLHVAVTQGFTVVDYRDTATASLNLNRDGSGELTGATLHPVVTILEADRVADAEAAHATANQLCFIARSVAFPVHHEAETVVRAATLAGDSSARGAD; translated from the coding sequence GTGCAGGACCACATCTACGAGGTCTCCGTCAGCTGGACGGGGGACCGGGGCACCGGTACCTCCGGCTACCGCGACTACGGCCGCGACCACGTCGTGTCGGCGGTCGGCAAGCCCGACGTGCCCGGCTCCGCCGACCCCACGTTCCGCGGTGACCGCGACCGCTGGAACCCGGAGGAACTCGTCGTCGCGGCGTTGGCCCAGTGCCACATGCTCAGCTACCTGCACGTCGCGGTCACCCAGGGCTTCACCGTCGTCGACTACCGTGACACGGCCACGGCGTCGCTGAACCTGAACCGCGACGGCTCGGGCGAGCTCACCGGGGCGACCCTGCACCCGGTCGTGACGATCCTCGAGGCCGACCGCGTCGCCGATGCCGAAGCCGCGCACGCCACCGCCAACCAGCTCTGCTTCATCGCGCGTTCCGTCGCCTTCCCGGTGCACCACGAGGCCGAGACGGTCGTCCGTGCCGCGACATTGGCAGGGGACTCTTCGGCACGTGGGGCAGACTAG
- a CDS encoding DUF58 domain-containing protein, producing MTDRRPVSTRSRRPSSTRSRRGTTAYERTGTVAGLTNVRSRIVGDREGVAADAVVGIVRIWATAWRLVKRSWGEVSSVVTGLGWTVAALTLVAFVAGYRFGLREIVVVGFAGAVLVVVAAIALIGRTRLVIRMRLPQHRVAVGDEAGVVVTAENPTRLPSVPTTVEVPVGPGLVDVAIPAIGAHGTFEQLVPVPTVRRGVLDVGPVTGVRADPVGLVRREVVWTAREQVIVHPRTIAIPSTSTGLVRDLEGQATTDLSPADIAFHAIREYMPGDDPRTIHWKSTAKSGALMVRQFEDTRRSHLVVALGIARSEFGDDEEFELAVSAAASLGARAIRDGREVSVVVSERTPEFAKRAVYAVRTLPTVTPTRLLDDFASVGLADACLPIAEVSRIVGSDTEGISVAFLVVGSTIGLPALRLAATRFPVGVEVVAVICEPEAQPRFLRVAGLTVMTIGYLDDLRHALHRSAAA from the coding sequence GTGACGGACCGCCGGCCCGTCTCCACGCGCTCGCGCCGTCCGTCCTCGACGCGGTCGCGTCGCGGGACGACGGCGTACGAGCGCACGGGGACGGTCGCCGGCCTGACCAACGTCCGCTCGCGGATCGTCGGTGACCGCGAAGGCGTCGCCGCGGATGCGGTCGTCGGGATCGTCCGGATCTGGGCGACGGCCTGGAGGCTCGTCAAGCGTTCCTGGGGCGAGGTCTCGTCCGTCGTCACCGGGCTCGGTTGGACGGTCGCCGCGCTCACGCTCGTCGCGTTCGTCGCCGGCTACCGGTTCGGCCTGCGCGAGATCGTCGTCGTCGGCTTCGCGGGGGCGGTGCTGGTCGTCGTGGCGGCGATCGCGCTCATCGGCCGGACGCGTCTGGTGATCCGGATGCGCCTGCCGCAGCACCGGGTGGCGGTCGGCGACGAGGCCGGTGTCGTGGTGACGGCGGAGAACCCGACGCGCCTGCCCTCGGTTCCGACGACGGTCGAGGTGCCGGTCGGTCCGGGTCTGGTCGACGTCGCGATCCCGGCGATCGGCGCGCACGGCACGTTCGAGCAGCTGGTGCCGGTGCCGACCGTGCGCCGCGGCGTGCTCGACGTGGGTCCGGTCACCGGCGTCCGCGCCGACCCGGTCGGTCTCGTCCGTCGCGAGGTCGTGTGGACCGCGCGCGAACAGGTCATCGTGCACCCGCGCACGATCGCGATCCCGTCGACGAGCACGGGGCTGGTGCGCGACCTCGAGGGGCAGGCGACCACCGACCTGTCACCGGCCGACATCGCCTTCCACGCCATCCGCGAGTACATGCCCGGTGACGACCCCCGGACCATCCACTGGAAGTCGACGGCGAAGTCGGGCGCCCTGATGGTGCGCCAGTTCGAGGACACGCGCCGTTCGCACCTGGTCGTGGCGCTCGGCATCGCCCGGTCGGAGTTCGGTGACGACGAGGAGTTCGAGCTCGCAGTGAGCGCGGCGGCGTCGCTCGGTGCCCGCGCGATCCGTGACGGCCGGGAGGTCTCGGTCGTCGTGTCCGAACGCACCCCGGAGTTCGCGAAGCGCGCCGTCTACGCGGTGCGGACGCTGCCGACCGTCACCCCCACACGCCTCCTCGACGACTTCGCCTCGGTCGGACTCGCCGATGCCTGCCTGCCCATCGCCGAGGTCTCGCGGATCGTCGGCAGCGACACCGAGGGCATCTCGGTGGCGTTCCTGGTCGTCGGTTCGACGATCGGGTTGCCGGCGCTCCGGCTCGCGGCGACGCGCTTCCCGGTCGGGGTCGAGGTCGTCGCGGTGATCTGCGAGCCCGAAGCGCAGCCGCGGTTCCTGCGCGTCGCAGGGCTGACCGTGATGACCATCGGGTACCTGGACGACCTCCGGCACGCCCTCCACCGATCGGCCGCCGCATGA
- a CDS encoding FKBP-type peptidyl-prolyl cis-trans isomerase, whose product MKRLRLLPIALVPAVVLGLAACSGSGSDGSTASPTPTASATASAITSCPDPGKSSDAIRATGSFGGAKAPTVKFEAGLSAKTPQATKLVTGKGASLDEGDYAQVSYTVYEASDAKKLGTVGFDEGNPQVLSVGGSGFGALLACSKVGDRVAAVGQSSALGFNTGGEIVVVADVVAQTPTKANGTPQDQDPGLPTVKDKASGEPEITIPDGVKAPTKTTVEVLKQGDGASIADGDTALVQYKGVVYSTGKEFDSSWSKGAPTTFTVSESALIKGFVTGLVGQKVGSQVLIVATPEDAYGANPQEGSGIPKNATLVFVVDILAKG is encoded by the coding sequence GTGAAGCGTCTGCGCCTGCTCCCGATCGCCCTCGTCCCCGCCGTCGTGCTGGGACTCGCCGCATGCTCCGGCTCCGGTTCGGACGGGTCCACGGCGTCGCCGACCCCGACCGCCAGTGCCACCGCCTCGGCGATCACGTCCTGCCCGGACCCGGGCAAGTCGTCCGACGCGATCCGTGCGACCGGCTCGTTCGGCGGCGCGAAGGCCCCGACGGTCAAGTTCGAGGCCGGCCTGTCGGCGAAGACCCCGCAGGCCACCAAGCTCGTGACGGGCAAGGGCGCGTCGCTCGACGAGGGCGACTACGCCCAGGTGTCGTACACGGTCTACGAGGCGTCCGACGCCAAGAAGCTCGGTACCGTCGGCTTCGACGAGGGCAACCCGCAGGTCCTGTCCGTCGGCGGCTCGGGCTTCGGAGCCCTGCTCGCCTGCTCGAAGGTCGGCGACCGCGTCGCCGCGGTCGGCCAGTCGTCGGCGCTCGGGTTCAACACCGGCGGCGAGATCGTCGTGGTCGCGGACGTCGTCGCACAGACCCCCACCAAGGCGAACGGCACCCCGCAGGACCAGGATCCCGGCCTGCCGACGGTCAAGGACAAGGCGTCCGGCGAGCCGGAGATCACGATCCCCGACGGCGTGAAGGCCCCGACCAAGACGACCGTCGAGGTCCTCAAGCAGGGCGACGGCGCGTCCATCGCCGACGGCGACACCGCCCTCGTGCAGTACAAGGGCGTCGTCTACAGCACCGGCAAGGAGTTCGACTCCTCGTGGTCGAAGGGCGCCCCGACGACCTTCACGGTCTCCGAGAGCGCGCTCATCAAGGGCTTCGTCACCGGGCTCGTCGGCCAGAAGGTCGGTTCCCAGGTGCTGATCGTCGCCACGCCGGAGGACGCCTACGGTGCGAACCCGCAGGAGGGCTCGGGCATCCCGAAGAACGCCACCCTCGTCTTCGTGGTCGACATCCTCGCGAAGGGCTGA